The Kiritimatiellaceae bacterium genome contains a region encoding:
- a CDS encoding GHMP kinase: MNNQSSITNHQSSIWASAPGSLMLLGEHAVLHGRRALVCAINKRITVSFSTIDKRILRIVSDLGSYEAPLGALADHPDFRFVLDAVKQYPLTQGIELKIESEFSSDIGFGSSAAVTVATHAVLMHFPRSRTSATKIQAENCRAGAVTPPFDKDELFKRSLATIHRVQGRGSGADVAASVFGGVVAYRAAPFENPQGRPLEIVPLTGSFQLTAVYSGSKMKTADVIRYLEERRALNADYFEKIFDRMDASVGEVIDDFSQLGRMLILNQKLMEEMGLCNAALSEIIQEFRDLKVPAKISGSGLGDCAVGLSEIPKFGRFQTYNLQVDSRGVL, from the coding sequence ATGAACAACCAATCATCAATCACCAATCATCAATCATCAATCTGGGCTTCCGCTCCCGGAAGCCTGATGTTGCTGGGCGAACACGCCGTACTCCATGGCCGCCGTGCGCTGGTTTGCGCCATCAATAAACGAATCACTGTTTCATTCTCAACAATTGATAAACGGATTCTTCGGATTGTTTCAGACCTTGGAAGTTACGAAGCGCCGCTCGGCGCACTGGCTGATCATCCCGATTTCCGCTTCGTGCTGGATGCCGTGAAGCAGTATCCGCTGACGCAGGGAATCGAACTGAAAATCGAATCGGAGTTTTCGAGCGATATCGGCTTTGGTTCATCTGCGGCCGTCACCGTTGCAACCCACGCCGTGCTGATGCATTTTCCGAGGTCTCGGACCTCGGCTACAAAAATTCAGGCTGAAAATTGTAGGGCGGGGGCCGTGACCCCGCCTTTCGATAAGGATGAGTTATTCAAACGTTCGCTGGCGACGATTCATCGTGTGCAAGGACGCGGTTCCGGCGCGGATGTGGCGGCGAGCGTTTTCGGTGGCGTGGTGGCCTATCGTGCCGCGCCCTTCGAGAATCCTCAGGGCAGGCCGTTGGAGATTGTTCCGCTGACGGGATCATTTCAGCTGACGGCGGTTTATTCCGGCTCCAAGATGAAAACGGCGGATGTGATTCGCTATCTCGAAGAGCGCCGCGCGCTGAACGCCGATTATTTTGAAAAGATATTCGACCGGATGGACGCCAGCGTCGGTGAGGTGATTGACGATTTTTCGCAATTGGGCCGGATGCTGATTCTGAATCAGAAGCTGATGGAAGAGATGGGCCTCTGCAACGCCGCGCTGTCGGAAATTATTCAGGAGTTCCGCGATCTGAAAGTCCCCGCCAAAATTTCCGGCTCAGGACTCGGCGATTGCGCTGTCGGCTTAAGCGAAATTCCGAAGTTTGGAAGGTTTCAAACGTATAACCTGCAAGTCGATTCACGCGGCGTTTTATAA
- the mvk gene encoding mevalonate kinase gives MKAIAPGKLILSGEHSVVYGKPAVAMAIDRSVTATIEDSDDGQISFEMQGVSERDSFTMLALQDFKRRALYNYHLFLEGKMGIRDVLHKPVDLFKFGFITVLDGLHRSLETGIVIKLKSSIPVGSGMGSSAASVLSELRALGHYLRVDFKPEWYYEFSLEAEKLQHGHPSGVDSYISLYGGCAAFQNGTARSVPLPRMKMYLVETGTPEATTGECVVQVKEQFQNDLIWNDFEAVTNEVEKAVRENNSALMRSLLRENHRLLCRIGVVPQKVQQFVADVETAGGAAKICGAGSIRGQSGGVVLVLADFMPTTLATKYGYNVSPVRGDPLGTRIV, from the coding sequence ATGAAAGCCATTGCCCCAGGTAAACTGATTTTGAGCGGCGAGCATTCCGTGGTGTACGGAAAACCGGCCGTCGCGATGGCGATTGACCGCAGTGTGACCGCCACCATCGAAGATTCCGACGACGGACAGATTTCTTTCGAGATGCAGGGCGTCAGCGAACGCGATTCGTTCACGATGCTGGCGCTTCAGGATTTCAAGCGTCGGGCGCTTTACAACTATCATCTTTTTCTTGAAGGCAAGATGGGTATTCGCGATGTGCTGCACAAACCGGTCGATCTTTTCAAATTCGGCTTCATCACCGTGCTCGACGGACTGCACCGCTCGCTTGAGACCGGCATAGTCATTAAACTCAAGTCGAGCATTCCGGTAGGCAGCGGAATGGGATCGTCCGCCGCATCGGTACTGAGCGAACTGCGTGCGCTCGGCCACTACCTGCGCGTCGACTTCAAGCCGGAGTGGTATTATGAGTTCAGTCTGGAAGCCGAAAAACTCCAGCATGGGCATCCCAGCGGCGTGGATTCTTATATTTCGCTTTACGGCGGATGCGCCGCATTTCAGAACGGCACGGCCCGTTCCGTACCGCTTCCGCGTATGAAAATGTATCTGGTCGAAACCGGCACGCCGGAAGCGACCACCGGCGAATGTGTCGTGCAGGTCAAAGAGCAGTTCCAGAACGACCTGATCTGGAATGATTTTGAAGCGGTCACCAATGAAGTCGAAAAAGCGGTGCGCGAAAATAACAGCGCGCTGATGCGGTCGCTGCTTCGCGAAAATCACCGGCTGCTTTGCCGCATTGGCGTCGTGCCGCAAAAGGTTCAGCAGTTCGTCGCCGACGTCGAAACGGCGGGCGGCGCGGCGAAAATTTGCGGCGCGGGTTCGATCCGCGGACAGAGCGGCGGAGTGGTGCTGGTGCTGGCCGACTTTATGCCGACCACACTTGCGACCAAATACGGCTACAACGTTTCGCCGGTGCGCGGAGACCCTCTCGGGACGAGAATTGTATGA
- the hisH gene encoding imidazole glycerol phosphate synthase subunit HisH, with product MRKIGIIDYGMGNLGSVSNACKFLGLDAEIISAPGQMDSCRAIILPGVGAFGDCMAHLTEHGFVAPIQKWVSGGNPFMGICLGLQALFQTSEETPDVAGLEIFKGSVKRFRISPELKIPQIGWNAVNQKKPDCPMFAGVDTGAYFYFVHSFYVAPEDADIVAGETDYGMKYCSAVLKDNVFAVQFHPEKSQAVGLQMLKNFGAQCG from the coding sequence ATGAGAAAAATCGGCATTATAGATTACGGAATGGGCAATCTGGGCAGTGTTTCCAATGCCTGTAAATTTTTGGGGCTGGACGCGGAAATCATCTCTGCGCCCGGTCAGATGGATTCCTGCCGTGCCATTATCCTTCCCGGCGTCGGGGCGTTTGGCGACTGCATGGCTCACCTCACGGAGCACGGCTTTGTTGCGCCGATTCAAAAATGGGTTTCCGGCGGAAATCCGTTCATGGGTATCTGCCTCGGTCTGCAGGCGCTTTTCCAAACCTCGGAAGAAACTCCGGACGTGGCCGGACTCGAAATTTTTAAAGGAAGCGTTAAACGCTTCCGGATTTCGCCGGAGCTCAAGATCCCTCAGATCGGTTGGAACGCGGTGAACCAGAAAAAGCCGGACTGCCCGATGTTTGCGGGCGTGGACACTGGCGCTTACTTTTATTTTGTCCACTCGTTCTATGTCGCGCCGGAAGACGCCGACATTGTCGCCGGAGAAACCGATTACGGGATGAAATACTGCTCGGCGGTTTTGAAAGACAACGTTTTTGCCGTTCAGTTCCATCCGGAAAAGAGTCAGGCCGTCGGCCTGCAAATGCTCAAAAACTTCGGCGCGCAATGCGGCTAA
- a CDS encoding type 2 isopentenyl-diphosphate Delta-isomerase, with translation MSELEKRKVEHVKIVAQKDEMDRRKFYFDEIRLTHRALPEIDLKAIDPSVEFMGKKLSFPLLISSMTGGGDKLFRKINTNLAAAAEAEGVAMGVGSQRIFFTEPTAKSSFDLRHVAPTTLLFSNLGAVQLNEDMTLQHARAVVQILKADALCLHLNPLQEAVQPGGDTNFSNLQKKIGEIVRGLEVPVIVKEVGAGISAADAELLIDAGVKYIDVAGSGGTSWSRVEGERSNDPSLGELFQDWGIPTPMALKQLAPLNVTLIASGGIRSGVDMAKAVILGASLCGLARPFLNPAMESAEAVRVVIQKLKREFVTAMFLLGADRVEKIQGHDALIVK, from the coding sequence ATGAGCGAACTTGAGAAACGGAAAGTGGAGCACGTTAAGATCGTCGCGCAGAAGGACGAGATGGATCGCCGCAAGTTTTACTTCGACGAGATCCGTCTGACGCACCGCGCACTGCCGGAGATTGATCTGAAGGCGATTGATCCGTCGGTCGAGTTCATGGGCAAGAAACTTTCGTTCCCGTTGCTGATTTCGTCGATGACCGGCGGCGGCGATAAGCTGTTCCGGAAGATCAATACCAACCTCGCCGCCGCCGCCGAAGCCGAAGGCGTGGCGATGGGCGTCGGTTCCCAGCGTATCTTTTTCACCGAGCCGACGGCCAAATCCAGTTTTGATCTTCGCCACGTCGCGCCGACGACGCTGCTGTTTTCCAATCTCGGTGCGGTACAGCTCAATGAAGACATGACACTCCAGCACGCCCGCGCCGTGGTGCAGATTCTAAAGGCCGACGCGCTTTGTTTGCATTTGAATCCGTTGCAGGAAGCGGTTCAGCCGGGCGGCGACACCAATTTCTCCAATCTTCAGAAAAAGATCGGCGAGATTGTTCGGGGACTCGAAGTGCCGGTGATCGTCAAAGAAGTCGGCGCGGGAATTTCCGCCGCCGATGCCGAACTGCTGATTGATGCCGGTGTGAAATATATCGACGTCGCCGGTTCGGGTGGAACGTCATGGAGCCGCGTCGAAGGTGAACGCAGTAACGATCCGTCGCTCGGCGAACTTTTTCAGGACTGGGGCATTCCAACTCCGATGGCTCTTAAGCAGCTCGCCCCGCTTAATGTCACATTGATTGCGTCCGGCGGCATCCGCTCCGGCGTGGATATGGCGAAGGCGGTCATTCTCGGCGCGTCGCTCTGCGGACTGGCCCGCCCGTTCCTGAATCCGGCCATGGAGTCGGCAGAAGCCGTCCGTGTCGTGATTCAAAAACTGAAGCGCGAGTTTGTCACCGCGATGTTTCTGCTCGGCGCGGATCGTGTCGAAAAAATCCAAGGCCATGACGCGTTGATTGTAAAGTAG
- a CDS encoding hydroxymethylglutaryl-CoA synthase gives MKTGIDQISFYTSQYFLDLKTLATARGIDSEKFYTGIGQEKMGIPPPDEDVVTMAASAAFPLKQQGALDGVEALLFATESGIDQSKAAGMFVHGLLGLPERCRVVELKQACYSATAALRLAMGLVAMKPKSKVLVIASDVARYELGSPGESTQGCGAVAFTVSADPRLLAIDPEAGFYADDVMDFWRPNYLSEALVDGKYSTLVYIKALLESWRQYAAESGRSLNDFARFCYHIPFTRMAEKAHQKLAKGTSDDELKKVIGESLIYSRQAGNCYSASLYVGLASLLDNAAEDLGGKRIGLYSYGSGCVGEFFSGVVQKNYRDALFAGQHRQMLAGRTELTFQQYEDIYHYGIPTDGGEHTFPQYRTGPFRFAGMQGHKRIYAKARI, from the coding sequence ATGAAAACCGGCATCGACCAGATTTCGTTTTACACCTCGCAGTATTTTCTCGATCTGAAGACACTGGCGACGGCGCGTGGTATTGATTCGGAAAAATTTTATACCGGCATCGGTCAGGAGAAGATGGGGATTCCGCCGCCGGACGAAGATGTCGTTACGATGGCCGCCAGCGCGGCTTTTCCGCTGAAACAGCAAGGCGCGCTGGATGGCGTCGAGGCGCTGCTGTTTGCCACCGAAAGCGGTATTGACCAGTCGAAGGCTGCCGGAATGTTTGTCCACGGACTGCTCGGTCTGCCGGAGCGTTGTCGTGTGGTCGAACTGAAACAGGCCTGCTACAGCGCGACCGCCGCACTGCGGTTGGCGATGGGGCTCGTCGCCATGAAGCCGAAGAGCAAAGTGCTGGTGATCGCTTCCGACGTCGCCCGCTATGAACTCGGCAGTCCCGGTGAATCGACGCAGGGATGCGGCGCGGTCGCTTTCACGGTTTCCGCCGATCCGCGTCTGCTGGCGATTGATCCTGAGGCCGGATTCTACGCCGATGATGTGATGGATTTCTGGCGGCCCAACTATCTTTCTGAGGCGCTGGTGGACGGCAAGTATTCGACGCTGGTTTACATTAAAGCGTTGCTGGAGTCGTGGAGGCAGTACGCCGCTGAGAGCGGCCGCTCGCTGAATGACTTCGCCCGCTTCTGCTACCACATTCCGTTCACCCGCATGGCCGAAAAGGCGCACCAGAAACTGGCGAAGGGCACTTCGGATGACGAACTGAAAAAGGTCATCGGTGAATCGCTGATCTACAGCAGGCAGGCGGGCAACTGTTACTCCGCGTCGCTTTACGTCGGGTTGGCTTCACTGCTCGATAACGCGGCGGAGGATCTGGGCGGAAAACGGATCGGGCTTTACAGCTACGGTTCCGGCTGCGTCGGTGAGTTTTTCAGCGGCGTTGTGCAGAAGAACTACCGTGACGCGCTGTTTGCTGGCCAGCACCGGCAGATGCTTGCCGGACGCACGGAGCTGACGTTCCAGCAGTACGAAGACATTTACCATTACGGCATTCCGACCGACGGCGGCGAACATACGTTCCCGCAGTACCGCACCGGGCCGTTCCGTTTTGCCGGTATGCAGGGACATAAGCGCATTTACGCCAAGGCCCGGATTTGA